The following are from one region of the Coffea eugenioides isolate CCC68of chromosome 2, Ceug_1.0, whole genome shotgun sequence genome:
- the LOC113763293 gene encoding protein GRAVITROPIC IN THE LIGHT 1-like — MDSIRPSPAPSKNKLAKKFQKVIHLKTATKNRSNNAFCLLIPQEKLKCCESQQFEKEEIEDAAKESKNRAAMEAFIAKLFATVSSVKAAYAEIQMAQFPYNGEAIQSADQAVVDELKALSELKHSFLKKQIDASPPHVTLMLAEIQEQQSLMKTYEITMKKMQNEIEGKEAQISSLQRELNEAIQNNKSLEKKINASGSFSILDNVKFSEANSKDFIMVLHYALRSIRNFVKLMIKEMVSANWDVEAAANSIQPEVNFVKKDHKGFAFESFVCREIFSGFNDPGFAVQHENQPWPNGGYQKRLFVFDQFKKVKSVSVLQFLKHNPNSFLGKFLKSKYLQLIHPKMEFSFSGNLNQRKLVNSGEYPETEFFKAFAEMGRRVWLLHCLAFSFDHEVSIFQVKKNCRFSEVYMESVTDDIFTAADGDFRVVFTVVPGFKVGQTVVQSQVYLSPARSAANS, encoded by the coding sequence ATGGATTCAATCAGACCTTCTCCAGCTCCATCAAAAAACAAACTAGCCAAGAAATTCCAGAAAGTTATTCATCTGAAAACAGCCACAAAAAACCGCTCAAACAATGCCTTTTGTTTGCTAATACCTCAAGAAAAGCTCAAATGTTGTGAATCCCAACAGTTTGAGAAAGAAGAGATTGAAGATGCTGCAAAAGAGTCAAAGAACAGAGCTGCAATGGAAGCCTTCATTGCTAAGCTTTTTGCTACAGTTTCATCTGTTAAGGCAGCTTATGCTGAGATACAAATGGCTCAGTTTCCTTACAATGGTGAAGCTATTCAGTCTGCAGATCAGGCTGTTGTCGATGAGCTGAAAGCTCTGTCTGAGTTAAAACACAGTTTCTTGAAGAAACAGATTGATGCTTCACCCCCTCATGTGACTTTAATGCTGGCTGAGATTCAAGAACAGCAATCTCTGATGAAGACTTATGAGATTaccatgaagaaaatgcagaatGAAATTGAAGGAAAAGAGGCCCAAATTTCTTCCCTTCAACGAGAGCTGAATGAGGCCATACAGAACAACAAGTCCCTTGAGAAGAAGATCAATGCAAGTGGATCTTTTTCTATTCTTGACAATGTTAAGTTCTCTGAGGCTAATTCTAAAGACTTCATCATGGTTTTGCACTATGCATTGAGATCCATACGTAATTTTGTGAAGCTGATGATTAAAGAGATGGTGTCTGCCAATTGGGATGTTGAAGCTGCTGCAAATTCAATACAACCTGAAGTCAATTTTGTCAAGAAGGATCACAAAGGTTTTGCATTTGAATCTTTTGTCTGCAGAGAAATTTTCAGCGGTTTCAATGATCCAGGCTTTGCTGTTCAACATGAGAATCAACCTTGGCCTAATGGGGGGTATCAAAAAAGGCTTTTCGTTTTTGATCAATTCAAGAAAGTGAAGTCAGTGAGTGTTCTTCAATTTCTGAAGCACAATCCCAATTCTTTTCTCGGGAAATTCTTGAAGTCCAAGTACCTCCAGCTGATTCATCCCAAAATGGAATTCTCATTTTCTGGGAATTTGAATCAGAGAAAATTAGTAAATTCTGGTGAATATCCAGAAACTGAATTCTTCAAGGCATTTGCTGAGATGGGAAGAAGAGTTTGGCTTTTGCACTGCTTAGCTTTCTCATTTGATCATGAAGTCAGCATTTTCCAAGTGAAAAAGAACTGTAGATTCTCTGAAGTGTACATGGAGAGCGTGACAGACGACATTTTTACTGCAGCAGATGGTGATTTTCGGGTGGTTTTTACGGTGGTTCCAGGGTTTAAGGTTGGCCAAACAGTGGTGCAAAGCCAGGTATACTTATCTCCGGCCAGGTCTGCTGCCAACAGTTAA
- the LOC113757762 gene encoding F-box/kelch-repeat protein At3g23880-like: MESNAPPCTAGSVNLPTEIIIEILCRLPAKSLIRFRCVSKSWCSLIIDSNFIKKHLSQARNPSNLNLKRAMVYSSSSIHTVWSFPLLSFPSHSIKDALKLYPLGKRAGRIAFVEVCNGLFCIWMEGELFLWNPSLRLHKRLQSPVIDTPHEIGANSFVGVAVCAFGYDPHTDDYKLVRIIKFSGRGPVRTETKIYSLKSDSWRKIQECPYPFYAKSDGKFANGSIYWLIDSGEDTSQASKIISFELSTETYGELPLPDDHPSRPEIHEFGLAVLGGMLSLYCNYITSHFVLWGMKDANGPQKCWEKMVGIQYQDVPLQPHSSRACYYIVPRYLFENGEVLLEAKEDDLKGVLGLYTEKSLGVETKISSGISYVREVHVYEETLVSPCLRNGA; encoded by the coding sequence ATGGAAAGCAATGCTCCACCATGCACGGCGGGATCAGTGAATCTTCCAACAGAAATCATCATTGAAATACTCTGCAGACTTCCTGCGAAGTCACTGATACGCTTCAGGTGCGTTTCTAAATCATGGTGTTCACTAATTATTGACTCCAACTTCATCAAGAAACACCTCAGCCAAGCCAGAAATCCCTCCAACCTGAACCTGAAAAGGGCTATGGTGTACAGTAGCTCGAGTATTCATACAGTTTGgtcttttcctcttttgtctTTCCCCAGTCATTCCATCAAGGATGCGCTCAAGCTTTATCCCTTAGGGAAAAGGGCTGGCAGAATAGCATTTGTGGAAGTTTGTAATGGCTTATTTTGCATTTGGATGGAGGGAGAATTGTTCTTGTGGAATCCATCCCTAAGACTGCACAAAAGACTTCAATCACCAGTCATTGATACTCCACACGAAATTGGTGCCAATTCTTTTGTTGGAGTTGCTGTTTGTGCATTTGGTTATGATCCGCACACTGATGATTATAAACTGGTAAGAATTATAAAGTTTTCAGGGCGCGGACCTGTAAGAACAGAAACAAAAATTTATTCACTGAAATCAGATTCTTGGAGAAAAATTCAGGAATGCCCTTATCCTTTTTATGCCAAATCTGATGGGAAGTTCGCGAATGGATCAATTTATTGGTTGATTGACAGTGGTGAAGATACAAGTCAAGCTTCTAAAATCATCTCTTTTGAACTGTCAACAGAAACTTATGGTGAGCTACCACTTCCTGATGACCATCCAAGTAGGCCTGAGATTCACgagtttggattagctgttttggGAGGAATGCTTTCCTTGTATTGCAATTATATTACAAGCCATTTTGTTTTGTGgggaatgaaggatgcaaatggTCCTCAGAAATGTTGGGAAAAAATGGTTGGGATTCAGTATCAAGATGTCCCTCTACAGCCACATTCCTCAAGGGCTTGTTATTACATCGTCCCAAGGTACTTGTTTGAGAACGGGGAAGTTTTGCTGGAGGCAAAAGAGGATGATTTGAAAGGAGTTTTAGGACTATATACAGAGAAATCTTTGGGAGTTGAGACCAAAATTAGCAGTGGGATTTCTTATGTCCGCGAAGTCCATGTCTATGAGGAGACTTTAGTTTCACCCTGTCTAAGAAATGGAGCTTAG